From Pseudoramibacter sp.:
ATTTCCCTTTCTGGACATTGACTGAATAATTCCGTGCTCTCTTAAAGTTTTTCGATAAAACCAGTGTTGGTACTGCCAGCCTTGATCTGAATGCATAATCAGTCCTTCTACATGAGGAAACTTTTTGAAGGCTTGTTGCAGCATTTTTTTAATCTGTTCCATGTTGGGACTTAAAGATAAATCGTACGCAATGATCTCGTTCGTGTGCATGTCAAGAATGGGAGAAAGGTAGCATTTCCCCCAGGAGAAGTTGAACTGGCTTACATCAGTTGTCCATTTTTCCAAAGGTGCTTTTGTGTTGAAATCTCTGCTGATGATATTGTCAGCAATCTTCCCAACGGTCCCCACATAGGAATGATATTTTTCTTTTGGACGTTTGCCGCAGAGGCTCATCTGGTGCATCAGTCTCTGGACCCTTTTATGATTAACTTTATGGCCTTGATTCACCAACTCGTGATAGATTCTTCGGACCCCGTACCTTCCGTGATGGTTTTCAAAAATAGTTTTGATTCTCTCGGAAAGCGCTGCATTCCGTTTGGCAACGCGGTCTGGTTTCTTGATTTCAAAGTAATAAGTAGAACGTGCCATTCCTGCTGCCTTCAGCAAATATTTTAGTTGGAATCCTTTTTGTCTGAGTGCTTCGACGGCTTTTGCTTTTTCGCCTTGAGATGCTGTTCGGCCCACTTTTCGCGCCTCAAGGCGATCAGTTTTTTTCTAAAGGCAATCTCCGCTTTCATGTACGCATTTTCTTCTCTGAGACGGATTAATTCTTCACGTTCTGATTCCGTTAATGGCTGTGGTTGATCTGATTTCTTTTTCTTCATGGACGGTTCCTTCGGCTTTTTTCCTTTACGTTTGTTTACCAGTCCATTATACCCTTCTTCCTTATATCTGCGCACCCATTGATAAAGCATACCCTTACCAATCCCAGCAAGGCAAGCAACAGATCGGAATGAATTCCCTGCAAGCACCTGCGATACTACAGCCAATTTATCCTCAGGGGACCACTTTCTTTGGTGTTTTGGATGCTTTAACGCTTCTGGACCAAACCTTTCATCAATTTCTGACCATGTACGAATAGTGTTATGAAAGTGATGAGTAGAAATACCATCCGGCGTTTCGGGCCATCTTCCAGATCTGTAAAGTTCTATACATTTCAATTTAAACTCAAAACTATAACGCATAAAAAATCCTCCTTACTGGTTGTCCAGTAAAGAGGGTACATATCAAAAATCCCAAGGCTTATTTTTTTATAAAGAATCCGCATACTTATTGATTTTGCGCATGCGGTAATACAGCGTCGATTTCCGAAGGGGCGGATCCATGAGCGCACCCAGCTCCTGGACCGACAGCTCCGGATGCTCCAGGCGCATTTCAGCCACTTCCCGCAGGGGTTTCGGCAGCACGCCGAGGCCCGTTTTGGCTTCGATTTTCCGGATGGCGCTGATCTGGTTGCCTGCCGCCTTGGCGCTTTTTTGGAGATTGGCCACATCGCAGTTGACCTTGCGGTTCACGTCGTTGCGCACCCCTTTGACGATTCTCACATTGGTCATCCTCAAAGAGGCTTTGGACGCGCCGATCAGGCTTAAGAAATCGGCGATGCTGTCGCTGCCCCTGAAATCGAGCACCCCCTGGCCGCCCCGCACCCGGGCTTTGCAGGAAATACCGTAGTCTTTTAATATCAGGCTGAGGTTTTCAAAAAAAACAGAAGGACTGCCGTTTAATTCCAGCTGATATTTTTTCGCAGGGTCTGAAACAGAGCCGCACCCCAGAAAAAGCCCCCTGAGGTACGCCTTGAAATAATGCTGTTTGGACAGAAAATAAGGCGGAATATTGACGCCCGCCGTCTGTTTCTCAATCCGCGCATCTTTTTTGATCTGGCGGCAGGCTTCAGAGCTTTGAGTTTCGACGACGTAAACCCGCTGCCGGCGCTCCTCGTTAATCGTCACTGAAAAGCCGCTGCCGTACAAGGTTTTGCTGAGCCGCCTAAGCCGTGCAGCTAAAAAAGGCAGCTCCGTCGTAATCGAAATGCGGTCCGGATGATCGGCCTGCCGTCCGGACAGCACATATCCGCCCATGATCAGGCCCGCTAATTCCGCCCGGTTTTCGTTGCCGCTGCGGCCCTCAATCTGGCATAATTCTTTTTTAACTTCAACTGAAAAACTCATACTGTGGTCTTTTTCCGGTCGCCCATGTACACTTCAAAAATCCGTTTGGCCAGTAAATCCGCATCGTGGCGGACGCGCTTGTTTTTCTGAATGACAAAGTGATCTTTAATATAATGATAGGGATAGAGTTCCTCGCCGATCTGAACCGGCTTGGAGCCGATGCTGGCGTAGCGCTTCAGCATGTCTTTGTCGAGCGCCCCGTCGTTCACGACGGCATAATCAAACAGCGGCCCCTTGTTTTTAATGGTCTGATGGGCTTCCAGGGCGCGGATGTGATCGGCCTGGGTGTAGCCGATGGTTTCTCCCGGCTGCATCATGATGTTGCCCACATAAAATTTCTTGGCCGAACTGGTTTTGATGGTCTCTTCGATGCCGTCGATCAATAGATGGGGAATCACGGAAGTGTACAGGCTTCCCGGCCCCATGATGATGATGTCGGCGGCCTTGATCGCGTCCAGGGTTTCGGGCAGGGCCT
This genomic window contains:
- a CDS encoding helix-turn-helix domain-containing protein, with translation MRYSFEFKLKCIELYRSGRWPETPDGISTHHFHNTIRTWSEIDERFGPEALKHPKHQRKWSPEDKLAVVSQVLAGNSFRSVACLAGIGKGMLYQWVRRYKEEGYNGLVNKRKGKKPKEPSMKKKKSDQPQPLTESEREELIRLREENAYMKAEIAFRKKLIALRREKWAEQHLKAKKQKPSKHSDKKDSN
- the whiA gene encoding DNA-binding protein WhiA; this translates as MSFSVEVKKELCQIEGRSGNENRAELAGLIMGGYVLSGRQADHPDRISITTELPFLAARLRRLSKTLYGSGFSVTINEERRQRVYVVETQSSEACRQIKKDARIEKQTAGVNIPPYFLSKQHYFKAYLRGLFLGCGSVSDPAKKYQLELNGSPSVFFENLSLILKDYGISCKARVRGGQGVLDFRGSDSIADFLSLIGASKASLRMTNVRIVKGVRNDVNRKVNCDVANLQKSAKAAGNQISAIRKIEAKTGLGVLPKPLREVAEMRLEHPELSVQELGALMDPPLRKSTLYYRMRKINKYADSL
- a CDS encoding IS3 family transposase: MGRTASQGEKAKAVEALRQKGFQLKYLLKAAGMARSTYYFEIKKPDRVAKRNAALSERIKTIFENHHGRYGVRRIYHELVNQGHKVNHKRVQRLMHQMSLCGKRPKEKYHSYVGTVGKIADNIISRDFNTKAPLEKWTTDVSQFNFSWGKCYLSPILDMHTNEIIAYDLSLSPNMEQIKKMLQQAFKKFPHVEGLIMHSDQGWQYQHWFYRKTLREHGIIQSMSRKGNCYDNCIMETFFGRLKNEMYYGEEKNYKSFEAFSKAIKEYMQYYNNKRIQKKTNWMPPAKYRLASSC